Below is a genomic region from Lonsdalea populi.
ACAAGGTTGGGAAGTCAAATCTCTGCGAGCGGGCAAAGCCAATATCAGTGACAGCTATGTGACCTTAAGAGATGGCGAAGCCTTTCTCTTTGGCGCCACTATTACACCGCTCAACGTAGCATCTTCACATGTCGTATGCGACCCCACTCGCACGCGCAAACTGTTACTCAACAAGCGTGAGATAGAATCGCTTATCGGCCGAGTCAGCCGTGAGGGCTATACCGTCGTCGCATTGTCGATGTATTGGAAAAATGCCTGGAGCAAAGTCAAAATCGGCGTAGCAAAAGGTAAACGAGATCACGACAAGCGCGACGATATCAAAGAACGTGAGTGGAAATTAGACAAAGCCCGTATCATGAAGAACGCAAACCGCTAAGCTGGTGGCTTAAGTCCGGTAAGTTCTGATATACTGGCGAAAGTTTCTTGGGGCTGATTCTGGATTCGACGGGATTTGCAAAGCCCAAGGTGCATGCCGAGGGGCGGTTGGCCTCGTAAAAAGCCGCAAAAAAATAGTCGCAAACGACGAAAACTACGCTGTAGCAGCTTAATACCCTGCGTATAGCCCTCTCTCCCTAGCCTCCGCTCTTAGGACGGGGATCAAGAGAGGTCAAACCTAAAAGAGATCGCGTGGATACCTTGCCTGGGGTTGAAGCGTTAAATCTAATCAGGCTAGTTTGTTAGTAGCGTGTCTGTCCGCAGCTACCAGGTGAATGTAAAGACTAGACTAAGCATGTAGTACCGACGGTAGAGTAATTCCGGACGGGGGTTCAAATCCCCCCAGCTCCACCACTTTTTAGTTGTTTGAAGTATACTGAAGTCTACTAAGCCCGCATGGAACCAGCCTTGCGGGCTTTTTTACGCCTATTGAAGTCTACTGAGATTTGCTAGAAGCTACTCGTTATGGCACCCTTTTTGGGACCCAACGCAAAGGGTCCAAAACTTGAGGGTCCCAAAATGGCAAAACTCGCAAAAAAACTCACAGATACTGAAATCAAAAGCACCAAACCTTCGGACAAAGAAATCAACTTGTTTGACGGTGATGGCTTGATTCTACGAATCGCTCCCCTCTCAAAGGGTGGCAAGAAAAACTGGTATTTCAGGTATGCAGTGCCAGTGACTAAAAACCGCATGACCATGACCCCAAATCTGATCCACCCATAATCAGAAATAACCGGCTTCAGGTTGGTTGCATATTCTGGCAACCGGCAGATTTTTCGGCGAATTCAGCAGGGGTCATCCATCCCAGCGCGGAATGGGGACGGCCCTGATTATAGTGTATGCGCCAGGCCTCGATTTTGCACCGCGCATCTTCCAACGACATGAACCAGTTCTCGTTCAGGCATTCCTGCCGAAGCCTGCCGTTAAAAGACTCCACCGTGGCATTATCCGTGGGTGTCCCGGGCCGCGAAAAGTCAATCCTTATACCCCGTTCGTAAACCCATTTATCCAGCATTTTCCCTGCAAATTCAGAACCATTGTCGGTTTTCAGTAATAGTGGTAAAGGTCGCTTGAGCGCTATGCTGTTCAGCATCTCTGCAACTTCACCTGAGCGTAGATTCTGACCCACGCAGATCCCCAGGCATTCGCGCGTATAGAGGTCAATGACTGTCAGCAGACGCAGCCGACGCCCGTCGAATAAGGCGTCAGAGACAAAATCCATGCCCCACACGTGGTTCGGATAGAGCCCCTGAGGCTGCGGCTGACGCCGCTGAGCGGATTTATGGCGACGTGGGCGTTTGAGGCGCAGCGACAGTCCCTGTTCGCTGTAGAGCCGGTAGATCCTTTTGTGGTTATCACGCCAGCCTTCTCGCCTGAGCATCACGTGTACCCTGCGGTAACCGTAATGCACCCGGGTTTCGGTGATCTCCCGAATGCGCAAGCGCAGCGCGCTGTCGTCTGCAGCCACAGAACGATAGCGGAATGAGCTGCGACTGACGCGTAGCGCAAAGCAAACCTGCCTCTCGCTGGCTCCGTAACGGGCCTGCAAATCCCTGACCCATTCGCGCAAACGTGCCAGCGTCAGATCTTTTTTGCCAGTACGTCCTGTAGCATGGCTTTATCGAGGCTCAGGTCGGCCACCAGCTTCTTCAGCCTGAGATTCTCTTCTTCCAACTGCCGCATGTGTTTCAGCTCTGAAGGCGAAATCCCGCCGTATTTCTTACGCCACGCGTAAAAAGTGGCGTCGGAGATCCCCAGCTTGCGGCAGACGTCCGGCACAGAGGTCCCAAGCTCTGCCTGCTTGAGGGCAAAAACAATCTGCTCTTCAGTGAATCGTGACTTTTTCATCGGCACCGCCTCCATTCAGGGGAGTTTTTATCATGCCGGAATTCTGTTTCTGAATGGAGCAGGATTTTGGGTCAGGGTCAAGCCAGACGCTGACCCGCCCGGCATCCTCGCTGCCGGAACAACTCCTCTCTGCCCTGCGGGAACTGGTGAGAGCGGAATTCAAGCTAAGTAACCCAAGTTCAGGCTCCGATGGCTGGCTAACGGACGACGCGCTTTGGCTGATCAGCAAAACCACCGCCGACAGAGCGCGGGCGTGGTTGTTGCAACAGGGCGTAACCAGCGTACCTGAAAGCAATGTCCGGCTATTTGATGAAATGCAGGCGCATGGGCTGATTGTTCCCACGCAGGACGGTAAGGCGGTCTGGTCATGCACCGTCACCGCTGACAGCGGCTGGACGCCGGGCCGCCCACTAACATTGTTGCGCCTAGCGCCATCACGGATCTGACCGAACTCAGAAGATCGACCCACGCCGTTTTCCGGAAAAGTGATACCAGGCAGTACGGCGACGACCATAGCCACTGAAAGAGGAAAAGCTGACAGCCAAACCGCTCCCGACATTACTGCACCTGAAAACGAACTCAGTGAGTTGGCTTTTTCTCTGTTTGCACCACCGGAACAGGAAATCGATAAACACATCCTGCCCGCATCGACAGATATAGTTGATGAATTACCGAAAGTTCAGCCCGGACAGGTAGAAGCAGAGACAGGCGGCAGGGAAAACGTCAGTCGGCAACCAGAGACGCCACGTCCCGTTGCCGTACCCGAAACCGCTCAGGTTACGGATACCGGTTTTATCGACTGGCTCAGGGAAGGCATACGAACCTATAAAATTGCGGTAAACGACACGCTGGCAAGGATCCATATGGTCGAAGGCAAAGCGTTTCTGGTCTCACCGGAAATCTTTAAGCTGTACGTCAAAACCACTACCGGCGCAACCGGCGATGAATGGAAACAGGTGCAGAAAGCATTCCAGAAACTGAAACTCCACCAGCGCGGCAACGATGGCATCAACATTTTCGTTTGCGAAGTGAAAGGTCCGCGTAAAACGCGTCGGGTGAAGGGGTATCTGCTAAACAGGCCGGAAGATATATTTGATGAAGCTGTGCCAGAGGATAATCCTTATTTGTCGGTTGTTACGGACATTCAAAGCGGTAGATGACTTTAACCATATAGCGCTATTATCAGACAGTCGGGTATGGTTAAGGGACATAAAGGAATACATACGACCCGCCCAGAGCGTTCCCCACGATATACCTTACGCGGAGATTAAACTGCGAATTTATTTTACTTACCCATGTTAATCCAGAAGTATAATTTACCTTCATGCTAAAAATTAGAGTTATTGACTTATTTTTAAAGCACTGGTTATTTGTACATTGAAAAGGAAAAAAACAGACACATTTATAAGCTATCTTTCCGAGAGGGAGTTAGCGATGTCTGACGTAAGTGCAGTGAATAATTACAACGTTCGGATACTTAGTCTGAATGGTGGTGGGGCTAGGGGGATGTTTACTATCAGTGTCCTTGCAGAGATTGAGAGGATACTTGCCAGTAAACACCCTAGCCAAGACATCAAAATTGGTGACTATTTTGATCTCATTACTGGAACATCAATAGGCGGTATATTGGCTCTCGGGCTTGCTACAGGCAAGAGTGCTCGCGATCTGGAACGAGCCTTCTTCGTTAAAGCGAATGACATTTTTCCAACCAGATGGTGGCTGACCAACCTGGTTAAGTCACTTGTTGCTCCTATTTACAGTAGCTTGCCCCTCCGGGAAACCGTTGAAGAAATGATAGGAGCTGAAACCACCTTTAATGACCTGACCCGGCGAGTGATGGTTCCGGCAGTAAACCTTTCAACAGGAAAGCCGCAGTTTTTCAAGACACCACATAACCCTGATTTCACCCGCGACGGGCCGCTAAAATTGATTGATGCCGCGCTCGCAACCTCCGCCGCACCAACGTACTTTGCCCCGCACTATTGCAAAGATCTCCGCGCGTATTTTGCTGATGGGGGTTTGGTTGCTAACAACCCTAGTTACATAGGACTTCTGGAAGTGTTCAGGGATATGAAGTCTGACTTTAATGTAGCCCACAAAGACATACACATACTCAATATCGGTACTGTCGGTGAAGAATACTCACTTAGTCCAAGGCTTCTGAGCAAAAAATGGTGGAGTGGATACTGCCACCTGTGGGGAGTGGGTAAACGACTGGTGCTTACAACCATGACGGCTAACCAGCATCTTCATAAAAATATGCTCCTGCGTGAGCTTACTCTCCATGACGCGTTCGATAACTATATCTACTTGGATGAAGTTATCCCCAATGAAGCAGCCAGTGATATCACTCTGGATAATGCCACGAAGAGTTCCCTGGAAAATCTAAGCGCAAGGGGAACACAACTCGCTAATGTGCAGTTCGCTCAGAATCAGAAGCTTAAGAACTTTTTCACTACACCTGCAAAACCCTTTAGGCGCACAATCGCGCAGGAGATACTCTGATGCGTTGGGATTTTAACAATTACTACAGCCACAATGTGGATGGCTTAATCAGTAAACTCAAACTGGGAAAGACTGAATCCGATAAACTGAAAGCGCTTCGCCAGAAAGTCCGTGAGAGAACGAGAGATGTATTTAAGGAAGCCCGGGAAGTCGCTACTGACGTCAGAAGGCAAACATTGACACTTGAGAGCGTCAGGTTAAAACTGGAGCAAACGAATGTTCGCTACCTCTCGCCCTCAGACCGTGCTGATCTTGCACGGCTCATTTTTGAAATGGAAGATGAAGCACGAGATGATTTCATCAAATTTCAGCCTCGTTTCTGGACTCAGGGAAGCTTTCAGTACGATACGTTAAACAGGCCTTTTCATCCGGGGCAGGAAATGGATATAGATGATGGTACCTATATGCCCATGACCGTATTTGAATCCGAACCTAGCATTGGCCACACTCTGCTACTTCTACTCGTAGATACTTCACTGAAATCGTTAGAAGCTGAAAACGATGGATGGAGATTTGAAGAAAAGAATACATGTGGCCGCATTAAAATTCCTCATGAGAAAACACACATTGATGTGCCTATGTATGCGATCCCGAAAGAGCAATTTCAGACCAAACAAACCGCAGCAGATTCTGCACACGTCATAAAGGCAAATTCGATGTTTGAGTCTGTAGCTATGAATAGGGATTTGCGCGAGGCATATGTCGTTGAGTCCGACAAAGTCAATTTAGCACTACGTGATGGGGTAAAAAGGTGGTCGATAAGCGACCCAAAAATTGTTGAAGACTGGTTTAACGACAGTTGCAAGCGCATCGGAGGGCACCTTCGTTCAATTTGCCGCTTTATGAAAGCCTGGAGAGATGCTCAATGGGAAGTTGGAGGCCCTTCATCAATCAGTCTGATGACTGCCGTGGTAAACATCCTCGACAGAGAGGATCATAATGGTTCCGACCTCACCGAGACGATGAAACTCGTTGCCAGACTACTGCCTGATGAATTCTGTAGTGGTCTGGAAAGTCCCGACGATACTGATGACAAGTTACTGTTCCCGGCTGAATGCGATCATAATGTACACCAGAGAACCATCGTTGAAACTATGAGAAGCTTACAGGGTATTTTACTTGATGCTGAGAGCTCAGGCAGCAGAGAAGATGCGCTACATAAAATGAATGAAGCATTTGGGAAACGAGTAACTAATGCTTCGTTAATCACATCAATTGCTGCGGCTCCGGCATTTCACAATTTGCCATCTAAAGAGCCTGCACCCGTGAAAATCAACAAAACGATGGTAAGTGGCTGATGGAGGAAGGGCTACTTCATAAAGTGATGACAGGTTGCGGGTATCGCTATACACGTGCTCGCAATCTGCCTGAGAAGGCTATTCTGCACAGCCAGGATCGTCGGAAAGGCTTTTATACGAAAGAATACGAGACTATCGCAGGTAACTTTAATATTGCTCTTGTGATCCACTCTGACCCATTTACTGAACTACCGATAGCTTGCATTTTTGAACTCCCTGAGCAATTCAGAGACCGTCTTATGCCCCATGTCAGTCTTGAAGGGATCCTATGTTATGTAGAACAAATGGAGGCGGACTGGGATTCCAACGACCTAGAAGGAACATATAGAGAAGTTGATACACAGATACACAGAACTCTAGTTAACTCGGTATTAGCAGCTATAGAAGGGCAGAATGATAAGAGAGAACTGGAAGGCGAATTTACCACATACTGGCGACCCAGTGAGAGCCTGTTTATTCTGTCAAACGCAAGCCGGGAGACAAAACTTAAAACTCGTTTGTCGAAATCATTAACGCCTGATGGTACCCCCAGACTGGAGTATATAACGGTTGAGGAATCGTCACCGGAGGACTCGGAAAGTGTTATTACAAAATGGCTTAAGCAAAGGTATCTCCACCTGAGCTCGTTAAAAGAATACCTTATCAATACGCACTACATTTCTGTAAACCCCTGCCGCCTTGCCGGGATGAAATGGCCACCGGCTTCATTTCGGGACTTATTGGATTGGCTTGAAAAGGCGGATCGCAATGCCAGAGATAGAGTCATTGAACACATCAAAGCGGAAGGCAAGAAAAGGTACATTTTTCTCTTTGATATTTTCAACCAGGATATCTTTGCTATTTATGTTGAGTTCAACACAAAGTCTATTGATTTCAGGAGACATAAGAGATCAGCCAAAAACTCAACCGCCAAATTAGCTACAATGTTGGGTGGCAAAAGCGTTTGTACAGCGTATCAAAGACTGGAGGTTATTCGTGCGGATATTGCGACATTACTTAGCCGAAATTCCCGGCGAGAAGGGGCAGCAAATCTATCAGAAAAGTGTATAGCTCTGGTCGGCTGTGGAACAATTGGTGGGTATCTTGCGGAATTATTACTCCGGAACGGGGCTGGATGCGGTAAAGGTTTCCTGCACCTCTATGATGATGATTTATATAAACCAAGTAATTTTGGTCGCCATCCCTTATCGTCACATGATTTTGGGTGGCCCAAATCCCTTTCACTTGCAACAAGACTCCAGGACTCCGTGCATTTACAGACGAAGGTTGTCGGATTTATAAAACAATTCACTATCAGTACTGATGTAATGCAGAAATACGACATTATTATTGATGCAACAGGCCGTCCTCCGGTATCCAAGCGTATGGCTGCGATAGTAAGAGAGATTCCCCCAGAGCAAAGACCAATAGTTATTCACGCATTTAATGATGGTAACGGACGAGCATCAAAAGTTTTAATCGATGACGGTCGAAGCTGCTATGTGTGTATGGTTTCTAATCCCGCAAAATACCGCAACGAGATCGATTCACGATTTTACAATCTCGATATATCAAGTGAAAAAAGCAAAAGCTGTGGTAGCACTTACACACCTTATGATGCGGCGGTGAGTAGTATAACTGCATCTTTAGCTCAACTGGCGGTGTTGAGTATTCTCGAACCCGAGCTGAAGTGGACTTATAGTGAACATATGCTTGAGGGTGGACGTTCGCTCAAACCTCAATTTTTGCCACGCCAGCCTAACTGCCCTATATGTAATGAACATAAATGAATTGGTATTCATCGATGATTTTAACAATCATGTCGTTATCATGAGTGAGGTCGTGCAACGGCTCAATTCATATCGTCAAATGCATTATGCTAGTACCGAGGCTGGAGGGACCCTGATAGGAGAACGCCGGGGGCAACACATTGTCATCACTAACATTTCGGAGCCCGGTTCTGGTGATATCAGGTCACGTAATCAGGTAGATAGAAAAGGTGTTCACCATCAGCAAAAAATTGACGAATTATTTCAACAATCAGACGGCTTCCTTGTTTATTTGGGCGAATGGCATACACATCCCGAAGATTTTCCGCAACCATCGTATACAGACATAAAATCTTGGCTGACCGGGCTAAAAGTAACTGAACCAATGGTCATGCTTATTGTGGGCAGAAAAAGAGTATGGGGAGGTAAAAAATATTGTAATGACATAAAAATTTTAAAAGAGAAAATAAGTAATAGCCAGGATTAATGGCCCATATGTATTAGCTATATTAGCTCATAGCTGCTCTGAGATATTAGCCGCCATTAACTACTGGATATTTTGTGGATACTGTCCTGTCAGATATTTCAAGTTCGGAACGGCGGCGCTGACCTGTCAACGCTGTACGGTTATCCGTCTGATATCCGCAAGGCGATTTACACCACCAACGCTATTGAGTCGCTGAATAGCGTAATCCGGCATGCGATTAAAAAACGTAAGGTGTTCCCATCAGACGACTCGGTAAAGAAGGTGATATGGCTGGCGATAGAGACGGCGTCAAAGAAATGGACAATGCCGCTGAGGGACTGGCGGTTGGCCATGAGCCGCTTTATTATCGAGTTCGGTGATCGTGCGAGCGATCACCTTTAAATGAGATGGCGATTAAACAGAATCGTGGACAGGCTCCAAAAATGAAAAAGACGATCCGTTTTCCACAGCGGATCGCCCTCACTGGATAAATTCTGCTACAGCATTACTGCGCGTGCCGATTCATTAACTTTTCGCCCCCACCACTCCATAACCTCAACACGCTGCGAGAGATATGTGGAGCGGTTATAAGCGGCCCGCGTCTGATTGGTATCGACATGCGCCAACACAGCTTCAATCACATCCGGTGAAAATCCGGCTTCATTCATGGCCGTACTGCCCAAGGCCCGAAAACCGTGCGATACCAGTTCTCCCCCCAGTCCCATGCGATGTAAAGCCTTATTGACCGTTTCACTGTTCATCGGCTTGCTACGCTTCCCTCTGCCGGGAAAAACGAATGCCGAGTGCCCGCTAAACGGTTTAAGCCGCTCTAGTAGCACCATCGCTTGCGGTGACAGCGGTACTTGATGTTCACGGCGCTTCTTCATACGCTCTGGCGGAATGGTCCAGAGTTTTTTTTCCATGTCGATTTCACGCCACATAGCCCCGGCCGCCTCGCCGGGACGAACCAATGTCAAAAGTTGCCATTTCAGCAGATAGCGCGTCATCAGGCCCAGATTGGTCGTTTCAATGCGCTGCATTAGTTCCGGCAAACGTTCGGGACGAATGGTTGCCATATGCTGTTTCTTCGGCTTCTCAAACACCTTACCAATCGTGGATGCCGGGTTGGCATCAAGAAGCCCGGAATTGACCGCGAATACCATGATTTCATTGATACGCTGCGTCAGACGGCGCAGGGTTTCCAGCGCACCACGTACCCGTACCGGTTCAAGCGCAGCGATCAGGGTGTGCGCTTTCAAGTCAGCCACGGCTATCTGTCCAATTACCGGAAAAACGTCCCGCTCCAGTGAACGCCAGATATCGCCGGCATGAATCTCGGAAATACCGCCGGTTTTTTTAATGGCAAACCACCTCGTTGCCACATTAACGAACAGGCTGTCTTTGGCTCTTTTTTCCTGCTCAGCCTCGTCCTGTTCCTGTTTTTTGGGGTCGATACCTTTGATCAAAAGCGAGATATATTCATCATGAAGGGTACGCGCGGCCGCCAGCGTCATGGAGGGATAATGGCCCAGCGTGATATTGGTACGCGTTGAGGAATTTGGTCGCTGGTAACGAAAACGCCAGATTTTCTTACCGGTAGTCCTGATGGAAAGTGTCAGGCCATGACCATCAGGCAGTTCATAATCTTTAGCGGCGGGTTTTGCTTTTTGTACTGTGACAGCAGAAAGCAGGCGGTGTGTTACGGTCATCATTCACTCCTTAGTTGTCGTTGAAAACCAAACGACGGGAATGGTGTAATGTCCTGTATCCGCAACCCTTTCTCAGCCACAAAACAAAAATGGCCTACGAAATTTCTCTTTCCTACGCGTAGGCCATTTTGTGGGCCATTTCGCGCCGGATACCCCGATATACAGAGGGTATCATAGAGACGAAAAAAAACCGTATGCCTTTGACAGCGATACGGTTTTCATTCATCCAGAGATGTATAGGAACATCCCGGAATAGATAAGTGGCGGAACGGACGGGACTCGAACCCGCGACCCCCTGCGTGACAGGCAGGTATTCTAACCAACTGAACTACCGCTCCACTCTGCGCTCTGTGAGCGGGGTGAATACTAAAATGGCACCCTAATCACGTCAATGCTTTTTCACGCTAACCGACTCTGTTTGCTCAGATTTCCAGCGCAGAGCCCGTTTTCTCGCAGGCGGTGTTCAATCACGCCACAGGCAGTTGCCGCCTTTTTTCACGATCAGGTCGAGCCGCTGTTCATGCGCCATCAGCTCATCGTCGCTGGCGTAGATCACCGGCAACGCTGACGCCGGGCGCACGATACGCTGAATGGTGTCCGCCTGATTGGCCTGCTGCGCCCCTTCGTTATCCATGGAAAGCGCGAGCGACCGCTGGCCGCCGGTCATCGCCAGATAGACTTCCGCCAGTATCTCGGCATCGAGCAATGCGCCGTGCAACGTGCGCTTGGTATTGTCGATCAGATAGCGATCGCACAACGCATCCAGATTGTTGCGTTTACCGGGGAAGAGTTTACGGGCCAACAAAAGGCTATCCGTGATTTTGCAGAAGGTTTCCGTCTTTGGAATATCCCGCTGCAGCATACGGAACTCGTAGTCCATAAAGCCGATATCAAACGCCGCGTTATGAATGACCAGTTCGGCGCCCCGGATAAAATCCATGAAGTCGTCGGCAATGTCGGCATAGGAGGGCTTATCGGCCAGAAATTCGTCGCTGATACCGTGAATGTTGTAGGCTTCAGGGTCGATTAGGCGATCGGGTTTGAGGTAAACATGATAGTTGCGGCCGGTCAGACGACGATTTATCACCTCAACGGCACCGATTTCGATGATGCGATGACCTTCGTAATGAACACCCAACTTGTTCATACCCGTGGTTTCGGTATCCAGGACGATTTGTCGTGTTATTTCAGTGCTCATCGTTTTCGTTTATGTCAGACTTGTGGTTTTCAGCATGGATAAGAGTCTACCAGAGATGCGTAAACAGGTAGAAATTTTCACCGACGGCTCCTGCCTCGGCAACCCCGGCCCGGGGGGCTACGGCGCGGTGTTGCGCTATAAACAGCACGAAAAAGAGCTCAGTGCAGGTTACCGTCTCACGACGAATAATCGCATGGAGTTGATGGCGGCGATTGTGTCGCTGGAATCGCTGACCACGCCGTGCAACGTGACGCTCAGTACGGACAGCCAATACGTCCGTCAGGGGATCACCAGTTGGATTCACAACTGGAAAAAGCGCGGCTGGAAAACCGCCGATAAAAAACCGGTAAAAAACGTCGATCTCTGGCAGCGGCTGGATCTAGCGATTCATCACCACACCATCCAATGGGAATGGGTGAAAGGTCACGCCGGTCATCCGGAAAACGAACGTTGCGATCAGCTGGCGCGTGAAGCGGCGGGCGCTCCAACGCAGGATGACGTCGGTTACAAACAGGATTAATCCGGGCCGCGACGATAGCTTTTCGTCACGCCCACCGGGCTGCGCATCGTCGTTTTTTTCAGTCTGGAACGCATCGGCGTGAACGTCAGCGGCACGGTGCGTTTACGCGCCACAATCAGGTTGAGACAGCCCAGCAGCGGGAGATGGTTGTTCCAACGCCCTTGCCCTTGCTGACGCCAGGGCAGCGCATGCAGGCTGGTGTGATGCACAATTTCATAGTTGAGCAGATTCAGCCAATCCTGCAGCCGCATCTGGCTGAACATCCGGCTGCAATACGGCTGTCTACGCCGAATCCCCGGCACCATTTTTCCCAATCCCATCAAACTCATCGGATTAAAACCGCTGATGATAAGCCAGCCATCGTTGATCAGAACGC
It encodes:
- a CDS encoding class I SAM-dependent methyltransferase — translated: MKPAQTIQPVEAPDSWDSIPWGTSYRDTLDDALQSWWPKIFGFHLVKVGALSAEMKSADCAIPHQINVALNRACADVIADPCQLPFVEKSVDACLLIHSLAYSSDPHRVLREVDRVLINDGWLIISGFNPMSLMGLGKMVPGIRRRQPYCSRMFSQMRLQDWLNLLNYEIVHHTSLHALPWRQQGQGRWNNHLPLLGCLNLIVARKRTVPLTFTPMRSRLKKTTMRSPVGVTKSYRRGPD
- the rnhA gene encoding ribonuclease HI, with the translated sequence MVSVSRTICRVISVLIVFVYVRLVVFSMDKSLPEMRKQVEIFTDGSCLGNPGPGGYGAVLRYKQHEKELSAGYRLTTNNRMELMAAIVSLESLTTPCNVTLSTDSQYVRQGITSWIHNWKKRGWKTADKKPVKNVDLWQRLDLAIHHHTIQWEWVKGHAGHPENERCDQLAREAAGAPTQDDVGYKQD